A single window of Alphaproteobacteria bacterium DNA harbors:
- a CDS encoding methyltransferase domain-containing protein, producing the protein MAHDYRMTFRSDKSASNYESKVYMKGSAADIWWEIERQQITDFVESHFGRNNSGSYLDFACGTGRLCSFLETYFAKVDALDISEEMIDIAKEKCQKTNFICGDITTSGPNQLNLSSYDLVTAFRFLANSQESLRITALHKLREVMRDRNSVLIINNHGNPYSHRMLFLPYHYLKDKLNGKDLYGYLTNSTVRKYLDDAGFEIITIKGSGFIPTKMRSIFPAGLCRSVEKALVSMRIFDRLGVNQMFFCRIK; encoded by the coding sequence ATGGCCCATGACTATCGCATGACCTTCCGGTCTGATAAAAGTGCCAGTAACTATGAATCTAAAGTGTATATGAAAGGTAGTGCCGCCGATATTTGGTGGGAAATAGAGCGACAACAGATTACCGACTTCGTAGAATCCCATTTCGGTCGAAACAATTCCGGAAGTTACTTGGATTTTGCCTGCGGCACCGGGAGGCTTTGCAGTTTTTTGGAAACTTATTTCGCAAAAGTCGATGCCCTCGATATATCCGAGGAAATGATCGATATCGCGAAGGAAAAGTGTCAGAAAACGAATTTCATCTGCGGCGACATCACCACCAGCGGTCCAAATCAACTGAACCTGTCGTCTTATGATTTGGTAACCGCCTTCCGGTTCCTGGCCAACTCACAAGAATCGCTTCGCATTACCGCGCTCCATAAATTGCGCGAGGTGATGCGGGATCGCAATAGCGTGCTGATCATCAACAACCATGGGAACCCGTACAGCCATCGAATGTTGTTCCTCCCATATCATTACCTCAAGGATAAATTAAATGGCAAAGATCTCTATGGGTATTTGACCAACAGCACAGTACGAAAATATCTTGATGATGCTGGATTTGAAATCATTACGATCAAGGGCTCGGGATTTATTCCGACCAAGATGCGCAGCATCTTTCCTGCGGGATTGTGTCGATCCGTCGAAAAGGCGCTAGTGTCCATGCGGATATTTGACCGCCTTGGAGTCAACCAGATGTTCTTCTGCCGGATCAAATAA
- a CDS encoding ABC transporter ATP-binding protein, translating into MADPETLLTVENITLRFGGVRALTDVSFDIRRGEIRAIIGPNGAGKSSMLNCINGFYHPQEGRITYKGQTRKQMRPYEAASQGIARTFQNIALFRGMSVLDNVMTGRVLKMKSSLLEQAFFVGRARSEEIAHRAKVEEVIDFLEIQPIRKTPVGRLPYGLQKRVELARALAAEPDLLLLDEPMAGMNVEEKEDMSRFILNVNAEFGTTIALIEHDMGVVMDLSDRVVVLNYGEKLADGTPDEVRRNPDVIDAYLGASH; encoded by the coding sequence ATGGCGGACCCCGAAACGCTGCTGACCGTCGAGAACATCACGCTGCGCTTCGGCGGCGTGCGGGCGCTGACCGATGTCTCGTTCGATATCCGCCGGGGCGAGATCCGGGCGATCATCGGGCCGAACGGCGCCGGCAAGTCGTCGATGCTGAACTGCATCAACGGCTTCTATCACCCGCAGGAAGGCCGCATCACCTACAAGGGCCAGACCCGCAAGCAGATGCGCCCCTATGAGGCCGCGAGCCAGGGCATTGCCCGCACCTTCCAGAACATCGCCCTGTTCCGCGGCATGAGCGTGCTGGACAATGTCATGACCGGGCGGGTGCTGAAAATGAAAAGCTCGCTGCTGGAACAGGCCTTTTTCGTCGGCCGGGCGCGCTCGGAAGAGATCGCGCACCGGGCCAAGGTCGAAGAGGTGATCGACTTCCTGGAAATCCAGCCCATCCGCAAGACGCCGGTGGGCCGCCTGCCCTATGGCCTGCAAAAGCGGGTGGAACTGGCGCGCGCCCTGGCGGCCGAGCCGGACCTGTTGCTGCTGGACGAGCCCATGGCCGGCATGAATGTGGAAGAGAAAGAGGATATGAGCCGCTTCATCCTCAACGTGAACGCCGAATTCGGCACGACCATCGCCCTGATCGAGCACGACATGGGGGTGGTCATGGACCTGTCCGACCGGGTGGTGGTGCTGAACTATGGCGAGAAACTCGCCGACGGCACACCGGACGAGGTGCGCCGCAACCCGGACGTCATCGATGCCTATCTGGGCGCGTCGCATTGA
- a CDS encoding branched-chain amino acid ABC transporter permease, with amino-acid sequence MLYREAGDFKITYAADQALLPVRQDRALLYLIAAAALALPLVAGDYALGSLAIPVLIMSVAAIGLNLLLGYCGQISLGSGAFMASGAYMAYKFATAMPWLPLPVSILLAGAATAAIGIVFGLPSLRIKGFYLAVATLAAQFFLLWLFTHVPWFVNYSISGVPTPPPATILGVYITGAEAPNWAKYLFCLGFVAFLTWIAYNLVRTRIGRTWMAIRDMDIAAELIGIRPLWTKLSAFAFSAFYCGVAGALWSFCYINSVEPTAFDINRSFQVLFMVIVGGLGSILGSFLGAIFITLFPILLNSAPAWFGFEVPGNIITNIEFMIFGAVIVFVLIVEPNGMARIWMIAREKLRLWPFPH; translated from the coding sequence ATGCTCTACCGCGAAGCGGGCGACTTCAAGATCACCTACGCCGCCGACCAGGCGCTGCTGCCGGTGCGCCAGGACCGGGCGCTGCTTTATCTCATCGCCGCCGCAGCGCTGGCCCTGCCGCTGGTGGCGGGCGACTATGCGCTGGGCTCGCTGGCGATCCCCGTACTCATCATGTCGGTCGCCGCCATCGGGCTGAACCTGCTGCTCGGCTATTGCGGCCAGATCTCGCTGGGCTCGGGCGCGTTCATGGCGTCCGGCGCCTACATGGCCTACAAGTTCGCGACCGCCATGCCCTGGCTGCCACTGCCGGTGTCCATCCTGCTGGCGGGCGCGGCCACCGCGGCGATCGGCATCGTGTTCGGCCTGCCGTCGCTGCGCATCAAGGGCTTCTATCTGGCGGTGGCGACGCTGGCGGCGCAATTCTTCCTGCTGTGGCTGTTCACCCATGTGCCGTGGTTCGTGAACTATTCCATCAGCGGCGTGCCGACACCGCCCCCCGCCACCATTCTGGGCGTTTACATCACGGGCGCGGAGGCGCCGAACTGGGCCAAATACCTGTTCTGCCTGGGGTTCGTCGCCTTCCTGACCTGGATCGCCTACAACTTGGTGCGCACCCGCATCGGCCGGACGTGGATGGCCATCCGCGACATGGACATCGCCGCCGAGTTGATCGGCATCCGGCCATTGTGGACCAAACTTTCCGCCTTCGCCTTCAGCGCCTTCTATTGCGGCGTCGCCGGCGCGCTCTGGTCCTTTTGCTACATCAATTCGGTGGAGCCGACCGCGTTCGACATCAACCGCTCGTTCCAGGTGCTGTTCATGGTCATTGTCGGCGGGCTGGGCTCGATCCTGGGGAGTTTCCTGGGCGCGATCTTCATCACGCTGTTCCCGATCCTGCTGAACAGCGCCCCCGCCTGGTTCGGGTTCGAGGTGCCCGGCAACATCATCACCAATATCGAGTTCATGATTTTCGGCGCGGTGATCGTGTTCGTGCTGATCGTCGAGCCGAACGGCATGGCGCGCATCTGGATGATCGCGCGGGAGAAGCTTCGTCTGTGGCCATTTCCGCATTGA
- a CDS encoding ABC transporter ATP-binding protein, whose translation MTQPHPAPADSAAAPAASVLLQVSNIEVIYDHVILVLKGVSLSVPEGGIVALLGANGAGKTTTLKAISNLLRAERGEVTKGTIRFRGEEVQALTPNDLVKRGVVQVMEGRHCFPHLTVEENLLTGSYTRRDGGGAVRQDLDMVYDYFPRLRERRKSLAGYISGGEQQMCAIGRALMARPKTVLLDEPSMGLAPQLVEEIFEIVRSLNRDQGVSFLLAEQNTNMALQYADYGYILENGRVVMDGDAHALAENEDVKEFYLGIASGERKSFRDVKFYRRRKRWL comes from the coding sequence ATGACCCAGCCCCACCCCGCCCCCGCCGACAGCGCGGCTGCGCCGGCCGCATCCGTGCTGCTTCAGGTCAGCAATATCGAGGTGATCTACGACCACGTCATCCTGGTGCTGAAGGGCGTCTCGTTGAGCGTTCCCGAAGGCGGGATCGTGGCGCTGCTGGGGGCGAACGGCGCCGGCAAGACGACGACGCTGAAGGCGATCTCCAACCTGTTGCGCGCCGAGCGTGGCGAGGTGACCAAGGGCACGATCCGCTTTCGCGGCGAGGAGGTGCAGGCGCTGACGCCAAACGACCTGGTCAAGCGCGGCGTGGTGCAGGTGATGGAGGGGCGCCACTGCTTCCCCCACCTGACCGTGGAGGAAAACCTGCTGACCGGCTCCTACACCCGCCGCGACGGCGGCGGCGCGGTGCGCCAGGACCTGGACATGGTCTACGACTATTTCCCGCGCCTGCGCGAGCGGCGGAAGTCGCTGGCCGGCTATATCTCCGGCGGCGAGCAGCAGATGTGCGCCATCGGCCGCGCGCTGATGGCCCGACCCAAGACCGTGCTGCTGGACGAGCCCAGCATGGGGCTGGCGCCGCAACTGGTGGAAGAAATCTTCGAGATCGTGCGCTCGCTGAACCGCGACCAGGGCGTCTCGTTCCTGCTGGCCGAGCAGAACACCAATATGGCGCTGCAATACGCGGACTACGGCTATATCCTGGAAAACGGCCGGGTGGTCATGGACGGCGATGCGCATGCGCTGGCCGAAAACGAGGACGTGAAGGAATTCTATCTCGGCATCGCGTCCGGCGAGCGCAAAAGCTTCCGCGACGTCAAATTCTATCGCCGGCGCAAGCGCTGGCTGTGA
- a CDS encoding ABC transporter substrate-binding protein has product MFLRTLTLAAAAAAAIATAVPAFAEGGHFIPVLSYRTGPYAPNGVPFANGYVDYFEMLNFRDGGVGGVPFVIEECETGYKTDRGVECYDRLKENHGGAVALSPWSTGTTYALIEKASQDKIPILSMGYGRTSAADGRVFPWIFNFPATYWSQASSMIAYIGQEAGGLDKLKGKKITLVHFDHPAGREPIPTLELLAEKYGYKLDKLPVALNSLSEQKSTWLQVRKNRPDYVLFFGWGVMNSTGMKEASAIRYPMDKILGWWWSGTEADVLPAAEAAKGYKAFTMNGAGSDYPVFKDLKAMHDAGKGVGAESMGEVLYNRGLVNAAYIAEAIRIAQAHFNKTQLTGEDVRWGLENLDLTPARIEEMGMTGLIPPTKVTCANHEGTHPAALVQQWDGEKWNIVSDWVPAMSDVVRPLIEQDAALYAKENNITPRSCS; this is encoded by the coding sequence ATGTTCTTGCGCACCTTGACCCTGGCGGCGGCGGCCGCGGCGGCCATCGCCACCGCCGTGCCGGCCTTTGCCGAGGGCGGGCATTTCATCCCCGTCCTCTCCTACCGCACCGGCCCCTATGCGCCGAACGGCGTACCGTTCGCCAACGGCTATGTCGACTATTTCGAGATGCTGAACTTCCGCGACGGCGGCGTCGGCGGCGTCCCCTTCGTCATCGAGGAGTGCGAGACCGGTTACAAGACCGACCGCGGCGTCGAATGCTATGACCGGCTGAAGGAGAATCACGGCGGCGCCGTCGCGTTGTCGCCCTGGTCCACCGGCACGACCTACGCGCTGATCGAGAAAGCGTCCCAGGACAAGATCCCGATCCTGTCCATGGGCTATGGGCGCACGTCGGCCGCCGATGGCCGGGTCTTCCCCTGGATTTTCAACTTCCCGGCCACCTATTGGAGCCAGGCCTCCAGCATGATCGCCTATATCGGCCAGGAGGCCGGCGGTCTCGACAAGCTGAAGGGCAAGAAGATCACGCTGGTCCATTTCGACCACCCGGCCGGCCGAGAGCCGATCCCGACCCTGGAACTGCTGGCCGAGAAATACGGCTACAAGCTCGACAAGCTGCCGGTGGCGCTGAACTCGCTCTCGGAGCAGAAGTCGACCTGGCTGCAGGTGCGCAAGAACCGGCCCGACTATGTGCTGTTCTTCGGCTGGGGCGTGATGAACTCCACTGGCATGAAGGAGGCCTCGGCCATCCGCTATCCGATGGACAAGATCCTGGGCTGGTGGTGGTCCGGCACCGAGGCCGACGTGCTGCCGGCCGCCGAAGCCGCCAAGGGCTACAAGGCCTTCACCATGAACGGCGCCGGCAGCGACTATCCGGTGTTCAAAGACCTGAAGGCCATGCATGACGCCGGCAAGGGCGTCGGCGCGGAAAGCATGGGCGAGGTGCTCTACAATCGCGGCCTGGTCAACGCGGCCTATATCGCCGAGGCCATCCGCATCGCCCAGGCGCATTTCAACAAGACGCAACTGACCGGCGAAGACGTGCGCTGGGGCCTGGAAAACCTGGACCTGACGCCGGCCCGCATCGAGGAAATGGGCATGACCGGGCTGATCCCGCCGACCAAGGTCACCTGCGCCAACCACGAGGGCACGCATCCGGCCGCCCTGGTGCAGCAATGGGACGGCGAGAAGTGGAACATCGTCTCCGACTGGGTCCCGGCCATGTCGGACGTGGTGCGCCCGCTGATCGAGCAGGACGCCGCGCTCTATGCGAAGGAAAACAACATCACGCCGCGCAGCTGCTCGTAA
- the selD gene encoding selenide, water dikinase SelD, producing MQGQGQHPVATEIVLVGGGHAHVAVLRMFGMKPEPGVRLTVVARDAFTPYSGMIPGYIAGHYRHADCHIDLGPLCRMAGARLIHAPAVGLDPEARRVQIAGRPALRYDWCSIDTGSVTRTDGIAGAAEFGLPVKPLDRFLSRLDAGSAALPSGAPITVVGGGAGGVELALAIAWRLRERAPRVTLATDADGLLPSHAPAVQQRMRVLLAAGGVELRAGAALSAIEPDAALFADGSRLESSLTVLATGAAPASWLAETGLAVDARGFVRVGPTLASLSHPTVFAAGDVAAFEARPLPKAGVYAVRQGPVLADNLRRVATGQAPRPYEPQHRFLSLLSGGRQTAVASYGRLAASGDWVWRWKDWIDRRWMRRYQELPPMETGPDAAPMRCAGCGSKIGSDVLGRVLGGLDTGQAPGVLMGAGDDAALVQPPPGQVLVQSTDHFRAFTGDAHLFGRIAAEHALSDLFAMGAEAHSALAQVTVPFAVPGVQEADLLQVLAGACVAIRGAGAALIGGHSAEGPELALGLTVNGFAAPDALWRKSGARAGDALVLTKPLGTGVLLAADMQGQARSAWIEAALAGMVQSNRAAVPVLRAHGARAVTDVTGFGLAGHLQEMTAASGVSASVRLAAVPCLPGAAESLAAGIESTLAPANRTAVPHAPPLLLDPQTSGGLLAAVPAEQAPACVAALHAAGYAAAAVIGQCDEGLFLSFDT from the coding sequence GTGCAGGGGCAGGGCCAACACCCGGTCGCAACCGAAATCGTGCTGGTCGGCGGCGGGCATGCCCATGTCGCCGTGCTGCGCATGTTCGGCATGAAGCCGGAGCCGGGCGTGCGCCTGACCGTCGTCGCGCGCGACGCCTTCACGCCGTATTCCGGCATGATCCCCGGCTATATCGCCGGCCATTACCGGCACGCGGACTGCCATATCGACCTGGGGCCGCTCTGCCGCATGGCCGGCGCCCGCCTGATCCATGCGCCCGCGGTCGGGCTCGATCCGGAGGCCCGGCGGGTGCAAATCGCGGGCCGTCCCGCCTTACGCTACGACTGGTGTTCCATCGACACCGGATCGGTGACCCGGACCGACGGGATTGCCGGCGCGGCGGAGTTCGGCCTGCCGGTGAAGCCGCTCGACCGCTTCCTGTCCCGCCTGGACGCCGGCAGCGCCGCACTGCCCTCCGGCGCGCCGATCACCGTCGTCGGCGGCGGCGCGGGCGGCGTCGAACTGGCGCTCGCCATCGCCTGGCGCCTGCGCGAGCGGGCGCCGCGGGTCACGCTCGCCACCGATGCCGACGGCCTGTTGCCGAGCCACGCGCCGGCGGTGCAACAGCGCATGCGCGTCCTGCTGGCGGCGGGCGGGGTGGAGCTGCGCGCCGGCGCGGCCCTCTCCGCGATCGAGCCCGACGCAGCCTTGTTCGCCGACGGCAGCCGGCTGGAAAGCTCCCTGACCGTGCTCGCCACCGGTGCCGCGCCGGCGTCGTGGCTCGCAGAAACCGGCCTCGCGGTCGATGCACGCGGTTTCGTGCGGGTCGGACCGACGCTCGCCAGCCTTTCGCACCCGACCGTGTTCGCGGCCGGCGATGTCGCCGCCTTCGAAGCGCGACCGCTGCCCAAGGCCGGGGTCTATGCGGTGCGCCAGGGGCCGGTGCTGGCGGACAATCTGCGCCGGGTGGCGACAGGGCAGGCGCCGCGGCCCTACGAGCCGCAACACCGTTTCCTGTCGCTGCTCTCCGGCGGGCGGCAGACGGCGGTGGCGTCCTATGGCCGACTGGCCGCGTCCGGCGACTGGGTCTGGCGCTGGAAGGACTGGATCGACCGCCGCTGGATGCGCCGCTATCAGGAATTGCCGCCGATGGAGACCGGCCCCGACGCTGCGCCGATGCGCTGCGCCGGTTGCGGCTCGAAGATCGGCAGCGACGTGCTGGGCCGGGTGCTGGGCGGGCTCGACACGGGCCAGGCCCCCGGCGTGCTCATGGGCGCCGGCGACGATGCCGCGCTGGTGCAGCCGCCGCCGGGCCAGGTGCTGGTGCAGTCCACCGACCATTTCCGCGCCTTCACCGGCGACGCGCACCTGTTCGGCCGCATCGCGGCCGAGCACGCCCTCTCCGACCTGTTCGCCATGGGGGCCGAGGCGCACAGCGCGCTCGCCCAGGTGACCGTGCCCTTCGCCGTGCCGGGCGTGCAGGAGGCCGACCTGCTCCAGGTTCTGGCCGGAGCCTGCGTCGCCATCCGGGGCGCCGGCGCCGCCCTGATCGGCGGCCATTCGGCGGAAGGGCCGGAACTCGCCCTCGGCCTGACCGTCAACGGCTTCGCCGCGCCGGATGCGCTCTGGCGCAAGAGCGGCGCGCGGGCCGGCGACGCGCTGGTCCTGACCAAGCCGCTTGGCACCGGCGTTTTGCTGGCGGCGGACATGCAGGGCCAGGCGCGCTCCGCCTGGATCGAGGCGGCCCTGGCCGGCATGGTGCAGAGCAACCGCGCCGCCGTGCCGGTGCTGCGCGCCCACGGCGCCCGTGCGGTCACCGACGTGACGGGCTTCGGCCTCGCCGGCCATTTGCAGGAAATGACCGCCGCCTCCGGCGTCAGCGCCAGCGTGCGCCTGGCCGCCGTGCCGTGCCTGCCGGGCGCCGCCGAGAGCCTCGCCGCCGGCATCGAGAGCACGCTGGCGCCCGCCAACCGCACCGCCGTGCCGCACGCACCCCCGCTGCTGCTCGACCCGCAAACCTCCGGCGGGCTGCTGGCCGCGGTCCCGGCCGAGCAGGCCCCGGCTTGCGTCGCCGCCCTGCACGCCGCCGGCTATGCCGCCGCCGCGGTCATCGGCCAGTGCGACGAGGGTCTGTTCCTGTCGTTCGATACGTAA
- a CDS encoding branched-chain amino acid ABC transporter permease, producing the protein MADAPEFLAEVVIAGLMSGVMYSLVALGFVLIYKASGIFNYAQGIMVLFAALNFVGLIDSGLHPILAFVATLAIMIALSMAIERLVLRRLVNQQQIILFMATIGISFFLEGFGEIIWGGNVRPLDVGIPSDVIFLDDILIQEADLFAGVTAAFLVTVLALLFRYTAVGRALRAVADDHQAALSIGIPLNHIWIIVWAVAGFVALVAGIMWGSKLGVQFSISIVALKALPVLILGGFTSIPGAIIGGLIVGAGEKVAEVYWGGLFGGAIEEWFAYILALFFLFFRPQGLFGDKIIERV; encoded by the coding sequence ATGGCCGATGCGCCGGAATTCCTGGCCGAGGTGGTGATTGCCGGGCTGATGTCCGGCGTCATGTACTCGCTGGTCGCGCTGGGCTTCGTGCTGATCTACAAGGCCTCCGGCATTTTCAACTATGCCCAGGGCATCATGGTGCTGTTCGCGGCCCTGAACTTTGTCGGCCTGATCGATTCCGGCCTGCATCCGATCCTGGCCTTCGTGGCGACGCTGGCGATCATGATCGCGCTTTCGATGGCCATAGAGCGGCTGGTGTTGCGCCGGCTGGTGAACCAGCAACAGATCATCCTGTTCATGGCCACCATCGGCATATCCTTTTTCCTGGAAGGCTTCGGCGAAATCATCTGGGGCGGCAATGTGCGGCCCCTGGACGTGGGCATTCCCAGCGACGTCATCTTCCTAGACGACATCCTGATCCAGGAGGCGGACCTGTTTGCGGGCGTCACCGCCGCCTTCCTGGTGACGGTGCTGGCGCTGTTGTTCCGCTATACCGCCGTCGGGCGGGCGCTGCGGGCGGTGGCGGACGACCACCAGGCGGCGCTCTCCATCGGCATCCCGCTGAACCACATCTGGATCATCGTCTGGGCCGTGGCCGGCTTCGTCGCCCTGGTGGCCGGCATCATGTGGGGCTCGAAGCTGGGGGTGCAGTTCTCGATCTCCATCGTCGCGCTGAAGGCGCTGCCGGTGCTGATCCTGGGCGGCTTCACCTCCATCCCCGGCGCCATTATCGGCGGCCTGATCGTCGGCGCGGGCGAGAAAGTGGCGGAGGTGTACTGGGGCGGCCTGTTCGGCGGCGCCATCGAGGAATGGTTCGCCTATATCCTGGCGCTGTTCTTCCTGTTCTTCCGGCCCCAGGGCCTGTTCGGCGACAAGATTATCGAGCGCGTCTGA
- a CDS encoding aminotransferase class I/II-fold pyridoxal phosphate-dependent enzyme, whose product MTFAPAPRSDIAAFMVMDVMIEAAACEARGDHVLHLEVGQPGTPAPRMAREAAKQAIDTEVLGYTLSFGIPALRERLAGHYQDWYGLNMPVERIAVTTGSSAGFVLAFLASFSPGDRVLLTDPSYPCYRNILAALGCEVVRVPTGPATRYQMTVDMLDQMPDVAGVVIASPSNPAGTVIPPGELKAIAEACHARGIRLISDEIYHGLVFEGRADTAARYSPSAIVINSFSKYFSMTGWRIGWMIVPEDLLDSVARLATNLYISPPGVSQVAALAALDAGEELEANKAVYATNRQLMLDGLPQMGLDRIAPADGAFYVYADISHLTDDSLAFSSRLLEEAGIASASGLDFDPDRGNRTIRFSYCIAQPDIEQALERLSDWLAKQN is encoded by the coding sequence ATGACTTTTGCCCCGGCTCCCCGCAGCGATATCGCCGCATTCATGGTGATGGATGTCATGATTGAAGCGGCAGCGTGCGAAGCGCGAGGCGATCACGTTTTGCACCTGGAGGTCGGGCAGCCCGGTACTCCAGCCCCGCGCATGGCCCGCGAGGCCGCCAAGCAGGCCATCGATACCGAAGTCTTGGGCTACACGCTGTCCTTCGGCATTCCGGCGCTGCGTGAGCGCCTGGCCGGCCACTATCAGGACTGGTACGGCCTGAACATGCCGGTGGAGCGGATCGCCGTCACCACCGGCTCCAGCGCCGGCTTCGTGCTGGCGTTTCTGGCCAGCTTTTCCCCCGGCGACCGCGTCCTGCTGACCGATCCGAGCTATCCCTGCTATCGCAACATCCTGGCCGCGCTCGGCTGCGAGGTGGTGCGGGTGCCCACCGGGCCCGCAACGCGCTATCAGATGACGGTGGACATGCTCGACCAGATGCCGGATGTGGCCGGTGTCGTCATCGCCAGCCCGTCCAACCCCGCCGGCACCGTCATTCCGCCGGGCGAGTTGAAGGCCATTGCCGAGGCCTGCCACGCCCGCGGCATCCGCCTGATCAGCGACGAAATCTACCACGGGCTGGTGTTCGAGGGCCGGGCCGATACGGCCGCCCGCTATTCGCCCAGCGCCATCGTCATCAACAGCTTTTCCAAATACTTCTCCATGACCGGCTGGCGCATCGGCTGGATGATCGTGCCGGAGGATTTGCTGGACTCGGTCGCGCGGCTGGCCACCAATCTCTACATCAGTCCTCCCGGCGTCAGCCAGGTGGCGGCCCTCGCGGCCCTGGACGCCGGCGAGGAGTTGGAGGCGAACAAGGCGGTCTATGCCACCAACCGCCAGTTGATGCTGGACGGGCTGCCGCAGATGGGCCTGGATCGGATCGCGCCGGCTGACGGCGCGTTTTACGTTTACGCCGATATCAGCCACCTGACGGACGACAGCCTCGCCTTCTCGTCGCGCCTGCTGGAGGAAGCGGGGATCGCGTCGGCCAGCGGTCTGGATTTCGATCCGGACCGGGGCAACCGCACCATCCGCTTCTCCTACTGCATTGCCCAGCCGGACATCGAACAGGCGCTGGAACGCCTGTCCGACTGGCTGGCCAAGCAGAACTAG